In a genomic window of Diabrotica undecimpunctata isolate CICGRU chromosome 2, icDiaUnde3, whole genome shotgun sequence:
- the LOC140435262 gene encoding uncharacterized protein: protein MTILLLREGSNTSLSALVEKSQKQSSPLLYYDLQLSNSHLDLVLLSKLDQKINLTSADEGFESDIDSLSILSSDNDSYTTEKLTVTDNKTNTETDSANGSSSSDSDTETTTTENAAPTENKTFQRKVLVAKESFHLVDCVCYTDDKCSDILIFVIKNEALVFKFESISDLKSFYSNFTTLKAIANQKAYGKNIATRFNLLQTTDHNGITHIKVTREADTRPIREDGPTSIISINTPEAIESTHSPSKPMPKDVNLRQRVESQLIKDFKYNTINSKFDPREKIIKKSNSIENILHLDESKSNLVNKEAHLKKIWNSAEDLLDEPKRPQRRKKGRAPPPPVPQEKNNILSGQFVKVSVNFNLGNSLDKKQLLIKSSLDEPHPKKLENFNILGKSSLSLIRRPKERQIIKFNPKKLDTTLNKHKESWTNSMPKLLKKSNSKTDSKYFIPMAYRYIDTTQDYPVSYSNNPIEKGEAYFSTHSQNISLSNYLRGENSVQSINNRLFGLSSKLKDFSEDVEDKLDDNKWASSDKNIIIHKDNNLKSVIKSNKEESKKKNNKKVTFSAYTTVQVV, encoded by the coding sequence ATGACAATCTTACTTCTAAGAGAAGGCTCAAATACATCCCTATCTGCTCTGGTGGAGAAATCTCAAAAACAGTCCTCGCCATTGCTATATTATGATCTGCAGCTTAGCAACAGCCATCTAGATCTAGTGTTACTATCCAAGCTAGATCAAAAGATCAACCTAACCTCTGCGGATGAAGGGTTCGAGTCCGACATCGACAGCCTGTCGATTTTATCGAGCGACAACGATAGTTACACTACAGAAAAATTAACAGTTACTGATAATAAAACTAATACTGAGACTGACTCTGCCAATGGTTCGTCAAGCAGCGATTCCGACACCGAAACCACAACCACAGAAAACGCAGCACCTACGGAAAACAAAACGTTTCAACGAAAAGTTTTAGTCGCGAAAGAAAGTTTTCATCTAGTCGATTGTGTATGTTATACTGACGATAAATGTTCCGATATATTGATATTTGTCATCAAAAACGAAGCACTAGTATTTAAGTTCGAAAGCATCAGCGACCTTAAAAGCTTCTATAGCAACTTTACCACTTTAAAAGCTATAGCAAATCAAAAAGCGTACGGAAAAAATATTGCCACTAGATTTAATTTGTTACAAACTACTGACCACAACGGTATTACCCATATAAAAGTAACAAGGGAAGCAGATACCAGACCAATCAGGGAAGATGGTCCTACGAGCATAATAAGCATAAACACGCCAGAGGCAATCGAAAGTACTCACAGTCCATCCAAACCTATGCCCAAAGATGTCAATTTGCGACAGAGGGTGGAAAGTCAACTCattaaagactttaaatataatACCATCAATTCTAAATTTGATCCAAGGGAGAAGATAATAAAGAAATCAAATTCGATAGAAAATATTTTGCACTTAGACGAAAGCAAATCGAATCTAGTCAATAAAGAAGCACATTTGAAAAAAATTTGGAACAGCGCCGAAGATCTTCTGGATGAGCCGAAACGACCGCAAAGGCGAAAAAAGGGCCGCGCACCACCGCCCCCTGTACCACAAGAAAAAAATAACATACTAAGCGGTCAATTCGTGAAAGTTAGCGTGAATTTTAATCTCGGAAATTCTTTAGATAAGAAACAATTGCTCATTAAAAGTTCCTTAGACGAACCACATCCTAAGAAGCTAGAAAACTTTAACATTCTCGGTAAATCAAGCTTGTCGCTCATTCGACGGCCTAAAGAGCGGCAAATAATCAAATTCAACCCCAAAAAGTTAGACACGACGTTAAATAAACATAAGGAAAGCTGGACTAACTCGATGCCGAAACTACTAAAAAAATCGAACAGCAAAACAGATTCGAAGTATTTTATACCGATGGCCTATAGATATATAGATACCACGCAAGATTACCCTGTCTCTTACAGTAACAACCCCATAGAAAAAGGCGAGGCCTACTTCTCTACTCATAGTCAAAATATATCTCTGTCGAATTATCTTCGAGGTGAAAACTCTGTTCAGAGCATTAATAATAGACTTTTCGGGCTTAGTTCCAAACTAAAAGACTTCTCTGAAGACGTAGAAGATAAGCTAGATGATAATAAATGGGCAAGTAgcgataaaaatattattatacataaagataataATCTGAAGAGTGTTATCAAGAGTAATAAAGAGGAGagtaaaaagaagaataataagAAAGTGACCTTTAGCGCTTACACCACGGTACAAGTTGTCTAA